In Myxosarcina sp. GI1, the genomic window TAAAATTCTTTCTAAAGACCAAAATGCCGAAGGAAGCCGTGATGGCGGACTGAGGGTGATGAGCGATATTCTTACTACTTTTCCTGATATCGATGCGGTGTTTGCCATTAACGATCCTAGTGGTGTAGGAGCAGATTTGGCTGCCAATCAAGCTAAAAGGGATGACTTCTTTATCGTTGGGGTTGACGGTGCGCCAGAAGCCATCGACGCGATCGCCTCTGAAGATAGTGTTTATGCTGCTACTGCTACACAAGATCCGAGGGGAATGGCAGAAACGGCAGTTCGAGTAGGAAACAAAGTCTTGAAGGGAGAAAAGCTGGAGTCGCAAGAGATTTTAATTCCCGTCAAGCTAATTACTAAAGAAAATGTCGATACGGCAGAGGGGTGGTGAAATGGTGTGGAGCAGAAGATTAGTTCTTAGGAAAGCAGGGGAGCAGGGAGCAGAGAGCAGGGAGCAGGGAGCAGGGAGCAGGAAGTTTGAAGCAAGGGAGCATCGCTTCGCTATGGAGCAGGGAGCAGGGGGATTATTAATAGTTAACGTTTTATAAGCCAGGGGGATGGATTATTAATTATGGTCACTAAAATTCCTAAAATTTGGTTGTATCTTCCATATAGTTTTCTACCTATTTCGACGTTCAGATAATCGCATTTAACCGCAAATTTGAGCCAAGTTTGAGTTTCTGCTGCTTCTGCTTCACAGTCATTTAATTTAGCAATAAAAGCAGCTTCATAACGTCGCTTTCTCCATGCTTCTGCTAAATTTGCACAAACAGAACGAGACGAACGACGAATTTGGTCGGTTAAAGAATATTTTTCCTCTTTAGGAAACTTTTTTGATAGTTCAAAAATTTGCATAGCGGCATCAAATGCCATTTTGTATACTTCTAAATCTTCGTGACTTTTAATTGGTTCTTTTGTCACTTCCCTTGCTTCCTGCTCCCTTTGCCTATCTAAACCATTAAATCTAAAAATTATATCCTTAAAAGCCTTTGCTCCCTGCCCCCTGCTCCCTGCTCCCCTGCTTCACACTCTCTTTGAATTCACATGACATTAGAAATAATTTTAAGCGTATGACAACAGATATAAAAACAGGCAACGATCGCTCGCCTACTGTAACCCCCGTATTAGAGATGCGAGGGATTACCAAACGGTTTCACGGGTTTACGGCTTTGCAGAACGTAAACCTGACGATTTATCCAGGAGAAGTTCATGCCCTAATGGGTGAGAATGGAGCGGGTAAAAGTACCTTGATGAAGATTTTGGCTGGAGCCTATATTGCTGACGAAGGCGAAATCTATATTAATGGCAAACCAGTACAAATTACCGACCCTGCTTCGGCAAGGCAGGCAGGTATCAATTTAATCTATCAAGAACTAAATGTCGCGCCCAATCTAACCGTTACCGAAAATATGTATATGGGTAGCGAGTTAACCAAAGGTCAGTTTTTAGACCGTAATGCTATGCAGGCAGAGGCAAAGCGGGTATTAGAAAGTTTGGGAGCATCTTTTGGTGCCAATACTATAGTTAGCAGTCTGGCGATCGCCGAACAGCAGCAGGTAGAAATTGCCAGAGCCTTGAAAGATAAAAGTCAAATTTTGGTAATGGACGAGCCGACAGCGGCACTATCGGACAGAGAAACCGAGCGTTTGTTTGAAGTAATTCGCAAACTCCGCAGTGATGGCATTGCCATTATCTATATCAGCCATCGCATGGAAGAAATCTACGCTCTAGCCGATCGCGTCAGCGTATTGCGAGACGGACAGTATATTGGCAGTCTCACCAGAGAAGAAATTTCGCCCCAGCGTTTGGTTCAGATGATGGTCGGACGCTCGATGCAGGACTTTTACGAACATCAACGGCGAGCTAATCTAGGCGCGGTGGTGCTAGAAGTCAAAAATATTAGCGATGGTCGTAAGGTCAAGCCAGCTAGTTTTCAGCTTCATGCAGGGGAAATTCTCGGTTTGGCGGGGCTAGTGGGTGCGGGACGGACTGAAATATCGCGGCTGATCTTTGGTGCAGATCCTAAAATAAGCGGGGAAGTTTGGCTTAACGGCAAAAAACTCAAAATTAATTCCCCTGGTGATGCGATCGCTGCGGGGATTGGCTATGTTCCCGAAGACCGCAAAGACCAGGGTTTGTTTTTGGAAATGAGTTCTCGTAAAAATATCGGACTTAACAGGCTCAAACAGGATGCCAGGGGCGGCTTTGTCAACTGGAGTTCGGTAAATAGTATTGCCAAAMAAGCCATAGAAAACTTCAACATCCGACTGGCTAACTTAGAAATTCGAGCCATAGACCTTTCTGGAGGCAACCAGCAAAAACTACTGCTGGCAAGGTGGCTGGCGATTAAACCTACTGTGCTGATGCTAGATGAGCCGACGCGAGGTGTAGATATTGGTGCTAAGAGCGAGATTTACCGTATTATTAGCGATTTAGCTGCTCAAGGGGTGGCAATTTTAATGGTTTCTAGCGAACTACCAGAAGTTATCGGCATGAGCGATCGCGTATTAGTAATGCGAGAAGGGGAGCTAGTAGGGGTACTAGATGACAGTTCTGGTAAGGAAATTACTCAAGAAAATATTATGCAGTATGCAACTGGAGCGACGGAGGTATCGGCACTATGAGGCAAAGTTTAAAACCCACCAAAAATAGAGGAGACAAAGAACACAAGCCACGCCAGCGGCGATCGCTAAATAACTTTTTGCAGATTGCAGGAATATTACCAATTCTAGTACTAATCTGCATTCTATTTGCTTTGTTGACTCCTAACTTTTTTACCGCAGGTAATGCCGTTAATATCTTACGGCAGGCATCGATTAATATTGTCCTGGCAACGGGAATGACATTTGTAATTCTTACAGGCGGTATCGATCTGTCGGTAGGATCGGTTTTAGCGGTAGCTGCTGTAGTTTCTGTTTTGGTATCTCTAATTCCAGTTTTAGGCTGGTTGGCAGTACCTGCGGGCTTGCTAACGGGCTTATTATTGGGTTTGGCTAACGGCGCGTTGATTACTTTTTTGGACGTGCCGCCGTTTATCGTTACTTTGGGTTCGCTAACGGCTTTACGAGGTGCGGCATTTTTAATTGCTAACGGTACGACGGTAATTAACCGCGACCTGAATTTCGCCTGGATCGGCAATAGCTATGTAGGTCCTTTACCCTGGCTGGTGATTATTGCCTTACTCGCTGTAGCTGCAAGTTGGTTCGTGCTGCGTCAGACCGTTTTGGGCGTACAAATATATGCTGTTGGTGGTAATCAGCGAGCGGCGAGATTGACGGGAATTAAAGTCAATCGGGTACTGTTATTTGTCTATGGCGTAAGTGGCTTGCTGTCGGGTTTGGCAGGAATTATGAGTGCCAGCCGTCTTTATAGTGCTACTGGTATGTTAGGTCAGGGTTACGAACTAGATGCGATCGCCGCAGTAATTTTAGGTGGAACTAGCTTTACAGGCGGTATCGGTACCATTGTCGGTACGCTATTGGGTGCGCTAATCATTGCCGTACTCAATAATGGTTTGACCCTCTTAAATATGTCTTTCTTCTGGCAGTTAGTAGTTAAAGGTTTAGTAATTATCTTTGCCGTGATAATCGATCGCCTCCGCAAACGTTCTAGAAGATAAACTTTGCGTTTTAATCATCACTCTTTCAAGGCACCGCTTCGCTTGGGTGCAGGGTGCAGGGGGAAAAGAGGCTCTCTATCCGACTGACTTCCCCCTGCTCTCTACTCCCTGCACCCCTGCTTCTTCGTTCGCTCAACCTTTACATTTTAAATTTGACATAAAAATGTCCAATATTTCTTCGCGTCGTAAATCCAATACTTTATATATAGTTCTAATTGCTGCCGTTGCCGCTCTCGGTGGTTTTTTGTTTGGTTTTGACACTGCTGTAATTAATGGTGCGGTTGCCGCTCTAGCTGTGGGTTTTAGTGCTAACAGCGTGTTTGTCGGTCTGGCGGTATCCCTGGCACTGTTAGGTTCTGCATTAGGAGCCTTTTATGCGGGTAATATTGCCGATCGCTATGGTCGCGTCAAGGCAATGATTGCCGCTTCGATCTTGTTTACCATTAGTGCGATCGGTTCTGGAGCAGCTTTTGGTATTTGGGATTTTACCTTTTGGCGGCTTTTAGGAGGTATTGCCGTTGGTGCTGCCAGCGTCATTGCCCCAGCCTATATCGCCGAATGTTCCCCTGCCAACTTACGAGGTAGACTTGGATCGCTCCAGCAATTAGCAATTGTAATCGGTATTTTCCTCGCTCTGCTTTGCGACTATTTCATTGCCGTATCTGCTGGTTCGGCTGAATCGCCATTCTTGTTTGGTATAGTCGCTTGGCGGTGGATGTTCTGGACAGAAATTCCTCCTGCCGTATTGTATGGAATGTCGGCGTTAATGATTCCCGAATCACCACGTTATCTAGTCGCTCAAGGAAGAGAGCAAGAAGCATCCAAAGTTCTGACTAAAATCATCAGAGGTAACGTTCGAGAAAAAATTGCCGAAATTCGCAGAACGGTTTTACGAGAACGCCAACCCAAGTTTTCCGATCTTTTAACCAGAAGGGGCGGACTACTACCCATTGTCTGGGTCGGTATTGGCTTATCCGTACTTCAGCAATTGGTAGGAATTAATGTCATTTTTTACTACAGCAGCGTTTTATGGCGAGCCGTGGGCTTTTCCGAACAGGATTCCTTAACTATTACGGTAATTACTGGAGCAGTAAATATTATTACCACCTTAGTAGCAATCGCCTTTGTCGATAAGTTTGGACGCAAACCCCTGCTAGTTCTAGGTTCGATTGGCATGACCATTACCTTGGGAACTCTGGCAGTAATTTTTGGCAATGCTCCCGTAAATGCTGCTGGTTCTCCTATTTTGGGCGAAACCACTGGTTTTATCGCTCTGTTTGCCGCCAATATCTTTGTATTTTGCTTTGGTTTCTCTTGGGGTCCCGTAGTTTGGGTACTGTTAGGAGAAATGTTTAACAACAGAATTCGCGGTGCCGCGCTTTCAATTGCCACGGCTATACAATGGATCGCCAATTTTGCGATTTCTACTAGCTTTCCTCCCATACTGCAATACTTAGGATTGGGAGCGGCATACGGTATTTATACAACGGCAGCGGCTATTTCTTTCTTTTTCGTCCTCTTTTTCGTCAAAGAAACTAAAGGAATGGAGTTAGAACAGATGCAGTAGTTTTTGAGCTAGTACCGCTAGGCGGAAGTAAAAAGTCAAAAATTAAAAGTCAAAAAGCTTTAATTTATAAGCTTTTTAAAAAATTAAATGGTTGCTTTATTTACGTCCTGCTCTACTAGTAGACTTTACTAACTTATAAAATTATGCAGGTGAGCGGGAAAAAAGTATTTATTGCGTAAATTTGAAATAAACATATAAGGAGGTTTAATTGTCTGACGTTGTTATTGGTTTAGATCTGGGAACGGGAGGCGTACGAGCGATCGCTGTCGATCTTAAAGGGCGGATCGTTGCTCAAGCGACTTATAGCTATTCTTTGTTAACTCCACATCCTGGTTGGACAGAACAAAACCCGTCAGATTGGATTGAATCCAGCTTAAAGGCTCTTAGCGATGTCACTCAGCAGTTGAATGGAAGACAGGCGATCGCCTTGGGTCTATCAGGGCAAATGCATGGTATGGTGCCCCTTGATGCTCAGGGGCAGGTAATCCGCCCTGCGATTTTGTGGAACGACCAGCGTACGGGTAAAGCAGTTGAGGAAATAGAGACGGTAGTACCTCGGCACGATTTAATTCAGCGTACTGGAAATCCAGCAGTTACGGGGTTTCAACTGCCAAAACTTCTATGGTTGCGTTCTGAGGAACCCCAGGCATACAAGCAGGTTAGGCAAATTTTACTACCTAAAGATTACCTCGGCTATGTACTTACGGGGGAAACAGCCACGGAACCTTCGGATGCTTCTGGCATAGGCTGTTTGAATTTGGCAAGTCGCCAGTGGGATAGAGAGATTTTAGCTGCACTCAAACTCAGTTCGGATTTGTTTCCTCCAGTGGTCGCATCTACAGCAATTTCAGGACGGCTGAAAGCAGACATAGCCGCTCGCGTGGGACTACCTGCGGGTTTACCCGTCGTGGCTGGTGGGGGTGACAATGCTGCTGCTGCTATCGGACTAGGTATTTCAGACCGCCAACCCAATCGCGGTAGTCTGAGCATCGGTACCTCTGGAGTTATTTTTGTTCCTTGCGATCGCCCCACTCCCGATCCAGAAGGTCGGGTGCATCTATTTTGTCATGCAGATGGAGGGTATCATCTGCTGGGGGTGACATTAGCAGCAGGAGGAGCGTTACGCTGGTATCGAGACACCTTTGCGCCAGATATTGCCTTTACAAATTTAATGGCATTAGCAGACAGTTCTGAGCCTGGTGCGCGGGGGGTATTGTTTTTACCCCACTTAGCAGGAGAACGCAGCCCCTATCTCGACCCCGATACGCGGGGTGCCTGGGTAAATCTGTCCCTCGCTCACAGCCAGAGCGATTTGATTCGAGCCGTTTTGGAGGGGGTGGCATTTAGTCTGCGGGCTGCCTTAGAGATAATTCAAGAGATTACTCCAGTGCAGCAACTGCTAGCGACTGGGGGCGGCGTGCGATCGCCCTTGTGGTTTAAGCTTTTGGCTGATATCTTGCAGATCGAACTGGTTGCCCCTCAAGCAGAAGAAGGTGCAGCTTACGGAGCAGCAATTTTGGCAATGGTAGGGGTGGGGGCTTATCCTAACTTAGAAGCAGCCTTCGAGATTCTGCCTGAAGGGGGTAATATCGTCCATCCCCAGCAATGTTCGGCTTACGAATCTGCTTTTGAGCGATACGCTCTTCTATATGAAGCCCTCAAAGCTGTTCGATGAGCGGATTATTAAGAAGCTATAAACTCACCAGAATCGCTTCGGCAACTTCCTCATCTGTAATCAAGCCGTTAATTAGTTTGCCCTTTAGTGCTGCTAGAATTGCATCGGTTTTGTTAATACTGCCAGCTACGGCAATTGTCAGCCTACTAACAGGTTGTTCTAGAGAAACGCTGGCAACGCGGGTATTAGTACCTTGTTTTAATAAGTCTCCCTGTTGGTCGTATGCCCAGCCAGCAATTTCTCCTACCGCTCCTAATTCGATTAATTCGGCTACTTCCTCATCGTTGATAAAGCCATTTTCGTGTAGTGGAGCTTTCCAGGTAATGTCGCCGATGCCGATAAAGGTAGCCTTGGCTTGTTTCGCCAGGGATTCGATCGCGAGAAAAGATCTCTGGGTTTGCAGCAGCTTGCGTTCTTCAACAGAAATAGCCACAACTGGAGTTGGTAAGGGATAGGCTTGAGCGTCGGTGCGTTCGGAAAGATGTATTACCACTTCGTGACGACCCGCCCGCCCGTAGTGAGACATATTGCCGATAATAGAGACAATTTTGTGCTGGGGTCGCTCCATTAATGGAATTTGCTCTACCATTGCCCGTAAGGTTTGACCAGACGAGAGAGCAGTAATGTTTGGTGTTTTCGCTCCCAAATAAGCCTCTAAATGATTGGCGGCGCAGACTCCGAGGCTAGCACGCGGATCGCCTTTACCAATGCTGTTGGGAACTACTTCGCATAAGGAAAGAGCAAAGCGATCGCGCAAGGCTTCCGCCAGAGTAATACAGTTACTCAAAGGATGATCTAAGCGAAATTTAATTAGCTTTTCGCTTACAGCTAATGCTACCAATCGTTGCGCTGCCTGTCGCGATATATTTAGCTTCGTGGCAATTTCTTCTTGGGTATTGCCAGCGATGTAGTAGAGCCAGGCCGCATGAGCCGCCAGATCGAGTTTGCGATCGCTTTTAGCAGTACCAAGTTGTTTCATATCTGTCGATAGATAGATAAATTTCAAGTTTAGTGTGAAAAGTTTTTGAGCAAATACTCAAGCAAAATTGTTATGCTCAAATTATAGTCGATTGATTCTATCTTAATTAGATAAGCCAAATTAATTACACGTATGCCAATCAAGAGCGATCGCGGTAATTTTTTCTTTCTTGCACCCTGCACCCTGCTCTTTACTGTCCTCCAGTAATATCCAGATTGAACCCAGTAATGTAACTAGCTTCATCGCTCATTAAAAACGCGACTCCATTGGCAACTTCTGCCAAACTACCCAAACGGCGCATGGGTACGGAGTCAATCATCTGTTGTTCTACTACTTTGGGATCGGAGTCAAAATACTGGGAGCCAGCCTGAGCCTGTAGTTCTGTTTGACGAGTCCACATCATGCCAGGACCTATTAGCGAAGGCGACAGGGCATTGACGCGAATCTTGTCGGGAGCAAGGTCTTTAGCTGCTGTTTCGGTCATACCAATCACGGCAAATTTAGAAGCAGCATAGGCTAACATATTCGGCGGACCGTCAACCCCTGCATGACTAGCCATATTAACGATCGCACCGCCTCCAGCCTCTCGCAAACATTGGGCGGCAGCTTTAAGAACATTAAAAACACCAACGACATTAATATCGATAACTTTGCGAAAATCATTGTCAGGATACTCGAAAATTTTTGCAAAAGCCCCTTGATAGCCAGCATTGTTAAAGACGTAATCTACGCGTTTTACCTGCTTGACAGCTTCTGTGAAGACCTGTTTTACTTCCTTAGCTTGAGTTACGTCGCAGCAAAAGGTGTGAATTGGCGTACCGTATGCTTTGAGTTCCTCAGCTACCTCAGCCATTTTTGCTTCATTAATATCTGTTAACACAATTTCCGCTCCATTCTCGGCAAAACGCCGAGCGGTGGCTTTACCTATATCTCCCGCCCCGCCTGTAATGAGGATGGTTTTGCCCCGAAAATTATAGGTTGCGATCACCATGATTATCTTTTCCTCTCCATCAAGAATTGTTGCAAATGATACAGTCTTTTTCATTTTATGAGAAAACCTCGGTATGATTTTTAATTATGAGCTTTTGCTCGCATATCGAATATAAGTTTACATTTAGTTTAATTTTTTGCAATTAGAGGAATCTTTGCGATGCGCCGATTTCGCTTCGCCAAAGTGCTGGTAACATTCCTAATTGGAGTGTTGCTAGTACAGTTATTACACGCTTGTTCGGCAGATCCCCAGGCTGCAAAGAAAACACGCCTGACCATCGCTACCGTTAACAATGGCGATATGGTAGTCATGCAGGAGCTTTCTAACCGCTTTACTGCCGAGAACCCAGACATCGAATTGCGTTGGGTGGTGCTAGAGGAGAATATTCTGCGTCAGCGCACCACCACCGATATTGCCAGCGAAGGAGGTCAGTTTGATGTCGTCACCATTGGGTCTTATGAAACGCCAATTTGGGCAAGACGCGGTTGGTTAAAACCTCTCGATAGTCTTCCTGCCGAGTACGATGTTGACGATTTGCTCGATCCTATTCGCACTGGACTTTCTAATGACGGCAAACTCTATGCGCTGCCGTTTTATGGTGAGAGTTCGATGCTTTACTATCGCAGCGATTTGTTTGAAAAAGCTGGAATTACCGTTCCCGAAAATCCCACCTACGAGCAGGTGGGCAAGTGGGCGAGTCAGGTACACGATCCAGCTAACGGAGTTTATGGTATTTGCTTGCGCGGAAAGTCTGGTTGGGGAGAGAATATGGGATTTCTCTCAACGCTAGTCAACACCTATGGAGGACGCTGGTTTGACATGGACTGGCAGCCGACAATCGACACTCCAGAGTGGCGAAAGGCAATTAGCTTTTATGTCGATGTGATGAACGACTATGGACCGCCAGGGGCTAGTTCCAATGGTTTTAATGAAAACTTGGCACTGTTTTCCACTGGTAAATGCGGAATGTGGATCGATGCTACCGTTGCTGCTGGATTGCTTTCTAACCCCGACCAGTCGCAAGTTGCCGATCGCGTTGCCTTTGCTCGCGCTCCCATAGAAACATATCCTAATGGCTCAAACTGGCTGTGGTCTTGGGCTTTAGCAATTCCCGAAACTTCGCAATATCCCGAAGCAGCTCAGCGATTTATAACCTGGGCGACTTCTAAAGAGTATGTGCGGTTGGTTGCCGAAAAGCACGGTTGGATAGCTGCGCCGCCAGGAACTCGCACCTCAACCTACACCAACCCCAACTATCAGCAGGCTGCTCCCTTTGCAGATATCGTACTTAATTCTATTAAATCTGCTGATATCAACCATCCTGCTTCCAAACCTACTCCTTATAAGGGAGTTCAATATGTCGATATTCCTGAATTTCAGGCGATTGGAACTCAGGTAGGACAGCGCATGGCGGCTGCTTTAGCCGATCGCTTATCCGTAGAGGAGGCAATCGAGCGCTCGCAAAAAGTCGCCCAACGCTTTATGCGTCATACGGGGTATATCGAGTAGTTAATTATTAGCTTTTATCTGAAATCTAAATATGACTTCTTCAGTAGCAACCACACAGCATAGCCCACCACCATCCAAAAAGCGATCGCGCAAACAGATTCCTACCTTAGCTTTGGTAGCTCCATCGGTAATTGTCCTCTTGCTCTGGATGATTGTACCGCTAGTAATGGCAATTTGGTTTTCTTTGCAGCGATATAATCTGCTGATTCCTGAAAACCGTGAATTTGTTGGCTTGGGAAACTTTGTTTTTATCCTTACCGACCCCGCGTTGTGGACTTCCATCGGCATAACCCTTATTTTAGTCGCTTCGGTGTTGCTGATTACCATTGGCTTGGGTACTTTGCTTGCGGTGCTGTATAATCAAGACTTTTTCGGACGAGGCATTGCACGGGTGCTGGCAATTTCGCCATTTTTTGTGATGCCAACGGTAAGCGCGTTGATTTGGAAAAATATGCTGATGCATCCAGTTAACGGACTGTTTGCTCAAATTACTCGCGGACTGGGACTAGGAGCGATTGACTGGTTTGCCGATCTGCCACTGCTGTCAATTATTATTATCGTGTCCTGGGAATGGCTGCCGTTTGCGCTGTTGATTCTGCTAACGGCGATTCAGTCCCTCGATACCGACCAATTAGAAGCGGCTCGTATGGATGGCGCACGTCCACTGGCACTGTTTCGATTTGTAGTGCTGCCTCACCTGAGTCGGGCGATCGCAGTAGTGGCAATGATTGAAACTATTTTCTTCCTTACCATCTTTGCCGAAATCTTTGTTACTACAGGCGGTGGACCTGGATTAGCTACTACTAATTTGGCTTACTACATCTATCTCAAGGCACTGCTGGAATTTGATGTTGGCGGTGCTTCGGCAGGAGGTCTAATTGCTGTGGTTCTGGCTAACCTGGTGGCAATTTTCCTCGTTCGTAGTGTCGCTCGTAATTTAGATACTTAAACTCATGGCAAATAAAAATTCTCGTCAATGGCTTATAACCCTTTTAGGCTGGCTGGTAGCTATTATTCTCTTCTTTCCCATTTTGTGGATGTTTGTTACCAGCTTTAAAACTGAAGTGGCAGCAGTTGCTACACCGCCACAGCTTTTCTTCCAACCCACTTTAGAAAACTATGTTGCTATTCAAGAGCGAGCTTCTTACTTTAACTATGCCTGGAATAGTGTTTTAATCTCTCTAGGAGCAACTGTTCTGGCACTGCTGCTGGCAGTTCCCGCAGCTTATGCAATGGCTTTCTTCCCTACCTCCCGTACTAAAGGTACGTTGATTTGGATGCTCTCAACTAAAATGCTGCCTCCAGTGGGCGTACTAGTGCCGATTTACATCTTGGCAAGGGAAACGGGATTGCTGGATACTCGGATTGGATTGGTTATTATTTACACTCTAATCAATTTGCCCATTGTGGTTTGGATGATCTACAGTTTTTTCAAAGAAGTTCCCAAGGACATTCTCGAAGCCGATCGCATGGATGGAGCTACCACCTATCAGGAACTGGTACACGTATTGTTACCCCTATCCCTGCCTGGGATTGCCTCTACAGCACTACTGTCAATCATTTTGTCCTGGAATGAAGCTTTTTGGAGCTTAAATCTGACTACCTATGACTCTGCACCGCTTACTGCGTTTATTGCTTCTTTTTCCAGTCCTCAAGGCTTGTTTTGGGCAAAGCTGTCTGCTGCTTCGACAATGGCGATCGCTCCAATTCTAATTTTTGGCTGGCTCAGTCAACGGCAGTTAGTTCGTGGTCTGACATTTGGGGCTGTCAAGTAAAAATTTATATCTATTAAAGTTGAGTTAATTATGTCAACTATTACCTTAAGAAACATTCGTAAAACCTATACCGATACCGAGGTTATTAAAGGCATCGATCTAGATATTGAAGATCGAGAATTTGTGGTTTTTGTCGGTCCTTCTGGCTGCGGTAAATCGACTTTACTACGGATGATTGCTGGACTAGAGGACATTTCCTCTGGCGAGTTACTTATCGATGGCGAGCGCATGAACGAAGTTCCTCCAGATAAACGGGGCTTGGCGATGGTGTTTCAAACCTATGCTCTCTATCCCCACATGAGCGTTGCTGAGAATATGGCGTTTAGTCTGCGTCTGGCGGGAGTACCCAAAGCCAAACGACTGGAACGAGCTAGAGAAGTCGGGCGGATACTGCAACTAGAGCCACTACTAAACCGTAAGCCCAAGGCTCTTTCTGGCGGACAAAGACAGCGAGTGGCGATCGGACGTGCTTTGGTTCGCGATCCGAAAGTATTTCTGTTTGACGAGCCGCTATCGAATTTAGATGCCGCGCTACGGGTACAGATGAGAATCGAGCTATCCAGCCTCCACGATAGCCTACAGGCGACAATGATCTACGTTACTCACGATCAGGTAGAGGCAATGACTCTAGCCAATAAAATCGTCGTTCTTCAGGGTGGCATTATCGAACAGGTAGGTTCGCCATTAGAACTATACCACCATCCCCGAAATCGCTTTGTGGCGGGATTTATCGGCTCGCCAAAAATGAACTTTCTTCCCGTCACGACAACAGGAGTTACAGACTCGGGTACTACAGTTAGGGTGCCTGGAGATACTACCGTCACCGTGCCAGTACAGCCCAAAACCCTGAGAGTAGACGATCGCGCTACTTTAGGAATTCGGCCCGAACATCTACGCATCGATGCTAATAATCCTACCTTAATGGGAGAAGTATTAGTTGTAGAAAGACTCGGTGGCGAAACCTACCTCTACGTCAAAATGGCTGGCGGAGACACCATAATCGTGCAAACCGATGGTGATAATCGCGCCCAAATTCGCGATCGCGTTCCCATCCATATCGATGGAGAACTATGTCATTTATTTGATGCCCAAGAACTTGCCATTCCCAAAACTCAGCGTCACCACCTCACTGTAGATAAATCTCATGAAAGACCCCAGCACCAAGTCGGCTATTAAGCTCAATCGAGCGTCCCTGTCGCGCTTGTCAGATCGGGTGCGCATCCCCCGTTACGATCGCACTGCCATAACTAACGGGATCGTCCATATTGGCATAGGCGGTTTCCATCGCGCCCATCAGGCTTTATATATAGATAACTACCTCGAACAGCATCCCAACAGCGACTGGGGGATCTGTGGCGTTGGCTTGCTCGAATACGACCGCAAGATGCAAGAAGCACTAAATTCCCAGGACTGTTTGTACACTTTGGTAGAGAGATCTCCAGAAGGCGATCGTGCCCGCGTTATCGGTTCGATTACCCAATATTTATTTGCTCCTG contains:
- a CDS encoding four helix bundle protein, with product MTKEPIKSHEDLEVYKMAFDAAMQIFELSKKFPKEEKYSLTDQIRRSSRSVCANLAEAWRKRRYEAAFIAKLNDCEAEAAETQTWLKFAVKCDYLNVEIGRKLYGRYNQILGILVTIINNPSPWLIKR
- the xylB gene encoding xylulokinase, with translation MSDVVIGLDLGTGGVRAIAVDLKGRIVAQATYSYSLLTPHPGWTEQNPSDWIESSLKALSDVTQQLNGRQAIALGLSGQMHGMVPLDAQGQVIRPAILWNDQRTGKAVEEIETVVPRHDLIQRTGNPAVTGFQLPKLLWLRSEEPQAYKQVRQILLPKDYLGYVLTGETATEPSDASGIGCLNLASRQWDREILAALKLSSDLFPPVVASTAISGRLKADIAARVGLPAGLPVVAGGGDNAAAAIGLGISDRQPNRGSLSIGTSGVIFVPCDRPTPDPEGRVHLFCHADGGYHLLGVTLAAGGALRWYRDTFAPDIAFTNLMALADSSEPGARGVLFLPHLAGERSPYLDPDTRGAWVNLSLAHSQSDLIRAVLEGVAFSLRAALEIIQEITPVQQLLATGGGVRSPLWFKLLADILQIELVAPQAEEGAAYGAAILAMVGVGAYPNLEAAFEILPEGGNIVHPQQCSAYESAFERYALLYEALKAVR
- a CDS encoding sugar porter family MFS transporter — its product is MSNISSRRKSNTLYIVLIAAVAALGGFLFGFDTAVINGAVAALAVGFSANSVFVGLAVSLALLGSALGAFYAGNIADRYGRVKAMIAASILFTISAIGSGAAFGIWDFTFWRLLGGIAVGAASVIAPAYIAECSPANLRGRLGSLQQLAIVIGIFLALLCDYFIAVSAGSAESPFLFGIVAWRWMFWTEIPPAVLYGMSALMIPESPRYLVAQGREQEASKVLTKIIRGNVREKIAEIRRTVLRERQPKFSDLLTRRGGLLPIVWVGIGLSVLQQLVGINVIFYYSSVLWRAVGFSEQDSLTITVITGAVNIITTLVAIAFVDKFGRKPLLVLGSIGMTITLGTLAVIFGNAPVNAAGSPILGETTGFIALFAANIFVFCFGFSWGPVVWVLLGEMFNNRIRGAALSIATAIQWIANFAISTSFPPILQYLGLGAAYGIYTTAAAISFFFVLFFVKETKGMELEQMQ
- a CDS encoding ribose ABC transporter permease yields the protein MRQSLKPTKNRGDKEHKPRQRRSLNNFLQIAGILPILVLICILFALLTPNFFTAGNAVNILRQASINIVLATGMTFVILTGGIDLSVGSVLAVAAVVSVLVSLIPVLGWLAVPAGLLTGLLLGLANGALITFLDVPPFIVTLGSLTALRGAAFLIANGTTVINRDLNFAWIGNSYVGPLPWLVIIALLAVAASWFVLRQTVLGVQIYAVGGNQRAARLTGIKVNRVLLFVYGVSGLLSGLAGIMSASRLYSATGMLGQGYELDAIAAVILGGTSFTGGIGTIVGTLLGALIIAVLNNGLTLLNMSFFWQLVVKGLVIIFAVIIDRLRKRSRR
- a CDS encoding sugar ABC transporter ATP-binding protein, whose protein sequence is MTTDIKTGNDRSPTVTPVLEMRGITKRFHGFTALQNVNLTIYPGEVHALMGENGAGKSTLMKILAGAYIADEGEIYINGKPVQITDPASARQAGINLIYQELNVAPNLTVTENMYMGSELTKGQFLDRNAMQAEAKRVLESLGASFGANTIVSSLAIAEQQQVEIARALKDKSQILVMDEPTAALSDRETERLFEVIRKLRSDGIAIIYISHRMEEIYALADRVSVLRDGQYIGSLTREEISPQRLVQMMVGRSMQDFYEHQRRANLGAVVLEVKNISDGRKVKPASFQLHAGEILGLAGLVGAGRTEISRLIFGADPKISGEVWLNGKKLKINSPGDAIAAGIGYVPEDRKDQGLFLEMSSRKNIGLNRLKQDARGGFVNWSSVNSIAKXAIENFNIRLANLEIRAIDLSGGNQQKLLLARWLAIKPTVLMLDEPTRGVDIGAKSEIYRIISDLAAQGVAILMVSSELPEVIGMSDRVLVMREGELVGVLDDSSGKEITQENIMQYATGATEVSAL